ATGAGTTCATTGCCCTGGGATCGAACCGGCTGTAAAAACAGGGAAATTACCTGACATTCAGGCTGCGGACCGGGGAAATCTGCGGAAGCGGGTGATAGAAGCGGCAAGAAAAGCGAAAGCCCGGTCCATGTTCCCGCATGGCCGGGCTCTCTAAATCTCGTTCCAGAGGTTTTGAACACATAACAGGGAAGAGAAGACTTCCGGAACGGACCTGAACGCATTATGCAAATTATGTCATAACTGTCAATACACCTTTCCGGAAAATTTATGAAAATTCGATGACAGTGAAACGCAAGGAAGCCCGCTCCCGGTCCTGCTTGTTTGATCTCTGGCCAACGAGCGTTACGATCTGCTGGAAGGATTATCCGCAACGGGGAAGGTTCGTTTAAGAGAAAATACCATAAATGACTCAACTATACGGAAGAGTTCCAATCATGAAGACAGATTTTCAGGCGATTTTTCAGGGGGGAAGGAGCCCCCCCCTTTTTCGAACAATGTAAAACAACCAACCCCTTGATATCCGGAAAGCCCGTTACTCATTTCCGGCCCGGGAAAGCCACTTCCCGTATTCCACCATCCGGGCCAGGACCCGGACGGCGCGCTCGGGTGTCGGAAAGGAAATCCCCTTGAGGTTACCGCCGTCGATATCCGTCACGATCTTGCCGTTCATCGAGACGCCAAGGATCGGTTTGCCGTATTTTTTCATCAGTTCAATTGTATGGGTGACAAATTGTTCATAAATCCCATCCAGGATACGGTCGCTGTCTTCCAGCCACTCCGGAACGGCCTCCGGATGAGCCATCTTGAATATACCGGCCTTCTTCGCTCCGAACAATCCTCTTTCACCGGTCCCGAGATGGAACACGGCGTCGCACCCGTCCCAGGATGCAAGCACCTCCAGCACGCGCAGCGGGAGTTCCAGGTCGGAAACAGCGACCATATCCACGGGATTCGAGCGGCTCCAATAATCAGGGAGAAGTTCGTTGATTTGCGAAATCAAGTGTTCCGGCAGGGGGGGTATTTCCAGCCCGGATTCGATGCAGGCATCCGTCGCAACTACGCCCATGCCGCCCCCCATGGTCATGATGGCTACCCGCTTCCCCTTCGGCAAAGGAAGGAAAGAAAAGGCCGCGGCAAGGTCGAACAGGTCCAGGGGCTGCCTCGCCAGCACGGCCCCTGCCTGCCTGCAGGCCGTTTCAAAAATCCGGGTGTTGGAAGCCAGGGCGCCCGTGTGGCTGGCCGTCGCCCGCTGTCCGGCTTCCGTCCTCCCCCCTTTCAGGATGATGACCGGTTTTCCCCTGGATACATGGGAGACTTCCTCGAAGAACCGCCGACCGTTCTTGATGCTTTCGATGAAGAGAACGATCGTGTTTGTCCGGTCATCCTGCGCGAATCCGCTGAGATAATCCTCGATGGTGATCATCGCCTCGTTGCCCGTACCACTGAAGGCCCGGATTCCATAGTTTTCCTCATCGGCAAAATGCAGGAACAAGGCCCCCATGGTCCCCGATTGAGAAATCATGCTGATGGAACCCGGTTTCGGGCAGTAAGGAGCCCACACGCAGTTGAATTTTGCATGCGGACTGGAGAGCCCCATGGTGTTGGGGCCCAGGATCACGATACCGGCTTCGTCGGCCTTCCGGACCAGATCTCTTTCAAGTGTTTTTCCCTCGCTCCCCACCTCCGCAAATCCGGAGGTCGTGAGAAGCATATGCCGGACCCCCTTGGCCTGGAATTCCGGGATCAATCCGGAGACCAGGGCCGCCGGTATCGTCACGACTGCGAGATCGACCTTTCCGGGGATCTCGCCGATTGACCGGTAAACCTCCCTGCCGAAGATTTCTCCCCCTCTGTTATTCACGAGATGGATCTTTCCTTCGTATCCGCCCGCCAGGACGTTCGTGTAGAGCGCCTCTCCCCATTTCCCGAACTGGGACGAGGCGCCGACGAACGCAACGGATTCAGGGACGAAGAACTTGAAAACGTCCCGGACGTCAACAGGGGGACGGGCGGCTGGAGGAGCAGGCCTTTCCCCAAGGACAACCAGGGCATCGACGGCAGTCACACGTCCGTCGGCGCCGACAATGAGGGGATTGATGTCCACCTCCGTGACATCCGTCA
Above is a window of Syntrophaceae bacterium DNA encoding:
- a CDS encoding CoA-binding protein, with the translated sequence MDPRRLVEKAKNEGRSTLTEAESKQMLGCYGIPVVEEGAANTAEEAVLLGNKIGYPAVLKGLGAKLTHKTEKGLVHLNIRDEEELLAAARAVAGAAGNDLEGYLVQPMISGRREFVAGLFCDPQFGPVVMFGLGGIFTEALEDVVFRIAPISGGQAETMIEELHSSRLLRAFRGEAPARREEMIRTLVGLSRLGLELTDVTEVDINPLIVGADGRVTAVDALVVLGERPAPPAARPPVDVRDVFKFFVPESVAFVGASSQFGKWGEALYTNVLAGGYEGKIHLVNNRGGEIFGREVYRSIGEIPGKVDLAVVTIPAALVSGLIPEFQAKGVRHMLLTTSGFAEVGSEGKTLERDLVRKADEAGIVILGPNTMGLSSPHAKFNCVWAPYCPKPGSISMISQSGTMGALFLHFADEENYGIRAFSGTGNEAMITIEDYLSGFAQDDRTNTIVLFIESIKNGRRFFEEVSHVSRGKPVIILKGGRTEAGQRATASHTGALASNTRIFETACRQAGAVLARQPLDLFDLAAAFSFLPLPKGKRVAIMTMGGGMGVVATDACIESGLEIPPLPEHLISQINELLPDYWSRSNPVDMVAVSDLELPLRVLEVLASWDGCDAVFHLGTGERGLFGAKKAGIFKMAHPEAVPEWLEDSDRILDGIYEQFVTHTIELMKKYGKPILGVSMNGKIVTDIDGGNLKGISFPTPERAVRVLARMVEYGKWLSRAGNE